From a single Saccharomonospora amisosensis genomic region:
- the arfB gene encoding alternative ribosome rescue aminoacyl-tRNA hydrolase ArfB: MTTPGSDLRVSKRLVIPDAELTERFSRASGPGGQGVNTTSSRVELSFDLARSPAVPEDLRPRLLARLGNRLSGGVLTIAASEHRAQLANRQAARERLVALLREAAAPPPRKRRPTKPTRGSRERRISAKKRRGELKRGRRGKFED, encoded by the coding sequence GTGACCACCCCCGGTTCTGACCTCCGAGTCAGCAAGCGGCTGGTCATCCCGGACGCTGAGCTGACAGAGCGGTTTTCCCGCGCCTCCGGGCCAGGCGGGCAGGGCGTCAACACCACCTCATCGCGGGTGGAACTCTCGTTCGACCTCGCCCGCTCGCCCGCCGTACCTGAGGACCTGCGGCCACGGCTGCTCGCGCGCCTCGGCAACCGGTTGAGCGGCGGAGTGCTCACCATCGCTGCGAGCGAGCACCGAGCACAGCTGGCCAACCGGCAGGCCGCCCGCGAGCGGCTCGTCGCGCTGCTGCGGGAAGCCGCGGCTCCACCCCCACGCAAGCGTCGCCCGACGAAACCCACAAGGGGTTCGCGGGAGCGGCGAATCTCGGCGAAGAAGCGGCGGGGAGAACTCAAGCGCGGGCGTCGCGGGAAGTTCGAGGACTGA
- a CDS encoding Gfo/Idh/MocA family protein, whose protein sequence is MRARLGVGLVGAGAWGRTVHAPGLADHPGMRLTGVWTRRPDPAAALAERFGTRVFGSFAELLDSVDAVAFAVPPSIQAELAPQAAAAGKHLILERPLATDLDGARRIADSVGEHGVVALMMLTLRYALQTRDWLAGLAEVGGWAGGSARWLSGALLGEVYGNSPWRHAEGALADIGPHAFDLLDAALGEITCVLAARRDSNDLWHVLLEHSGGATSTVTLTNRLPIRPTVVEFAVYGEPGFRSLAGKPHSQADSYTSLLDDFAAMVASATLDHPCDVRRGVHLQRVIADCLRRLP, encoded by the coding sequence CTCGTCGGCGCGGGAGCATGGGGACGGACGGTGCACGCCCCTGGCCTCGCCGACCACCCCGGCATGCGACTGACCGGCGTGTGGACCCGCCGACCCGACCCGGCAGCCGCACTCGCGGAGCGGTTCGGCACGCGGGTGTTCGGCTCCTTCGCCGAACTCCTCGACTCGGTGGACGCCGTCGCTTTCGCGGTACCGCCTTCGATACAGGCCGAACTCGCGCCGCAGGCGGCGGCAGCGGGCAAGCACCTGATCCTGGAGAGGCCGCTCGCCACCGACCTCGACGGCGCGCGCCGCATCGCCGACTCGGTCGGCGAGCACGGTGTGGTCGCGCTGATGATGCTCACCCTGCGCTACGCGCTACAGACTCGTGACTGGCTGGCCGGTCTGGCCGAGGTGGGCGGCTGGGCGGGCGGTAGCGCGCGCTGGCTTTCCGGCGCGCTGCTGGGCGAGGTGTATGGCAACTCGCCGTGGCGGCACGCCGAAGGCGCACTCGCCGACATCGGACCGCACGCCTTCGACCTGCTCGACGCCGCACTCGGCGAGATCACCTGCGTGCTCGCCGCCAGGCGCGACAGCAACGACCTGTGGCATGTGCTGCTCGAACATTCGGGTGGCGCGACAAGCACGGTGACCCTCACCAACCGGCTGCCGATACGACCGACGGTCGTAGAGTTCGCCGTGTACGGGGAACCTGGGTTCCGATCGCTGGCCGGGAAGCCGCACTCGCAGGCCGACTCCTACACCTCACTGCTCGACGACTTCGCCGCCATGGTCGCCAGCGCCACCCTGGACCACCCGTGCGACGTGCGCCGAGGGGTGCACCTGCAACGGGTGATCGCCGACTGCCTTCGTCGGCTGCCGTAA